A genome region from Carya illinoinensis cultivar Pawnee chromosome 2, C.illinoinensisPawnee_v1, whole genome shotgun sequence includes the following:
- the LOC122301121 gene encoding uncharacterized protein LOC122301121 isoform X3, whose product MGGCLGCYTKSPLTKSVDAPSKGLQIQDQKVKKPSILEDFWTTSTWDMDNSAIQSQGSISSISTNNQVLDLHGVAGSANTPSEYVNHGLLLWNQTRQRWVGNKRSEIRGQQAREPKLRLGSSSTRP is encoded by the exons TGGTTGTCTTGGATGCTATACCAAGTCCCCACTAACAAAATCAGTTGATGCGCCATCAAAAGGATTGCAGATTCAAGATCAGAAGGTGAAGAAACCTAGCATATTAGAGGATTTCTGGACCACCAGCACCTGGGATATGGACAACAGCGCCATTCAGTCACAAGGAAGCATCTCATCAATTAGTACAAACAACCAAGTTCTGGATCTGCATGGGGTTGCTGGCAGTGCTAACACCCCTTCTGAATATGTAAATCATG GTCTTCTTCTCTGGAATCAGACTAGGCAGCGTTGGGTAGGAAATAAAAGATCTGAGATCAGGGGTCAACAGGCACGAGAACCCAAATTAAG